In Yersinia enterocolitica subsp. enterocolitica, one DNA window encodes the following:
- the holB gene encoding DNA polymerase III subunit delta' has protein sequence MKWYPWLTAPYRQWVGQQIAGRGHHALLLHSLPGNGEEALIYGISRWLMCQQRQGEKSCGECHSCRLMLAGNHPDWYVLTPEKGKSSLGVELVRQQIEKLYSHAQQGGAKVVWLPHAELLTDAAANALLKTLEEPPEKTYFLLDCHQPASLLATLRSRCFYWHLACPDTALSLQWLQRQIPAEPVSMLAALKLSEGAPLAAERLLQPERWATRTTLCHALHSALHSSDLLSLLPQLNHDDAPERLQWISSLVLDALKWQQGAGQFAVNQDQLPLVQQLAGMAATPVLLHSAQALGHCRHQLLSVVGVNRELLLTEFLLNWETALTTGTYSTLSSL, from the coding sequence ATGAAATGGTACCCGTGGCTCACTGCGCCTTACCGTCAGTGGGTAGGGCAGCAGATTGCCGGGCGAGGTCATCATGCATTACTGCTGCACTCTTTGCCCGGAAATGGCGAAGAAGCACTGATTTACGGTATTAGCCGTTGGTTGATGTGCCAGCAACGACAAGGCGAGAAAAGCTGTGGTGAATGTCATAGTTGCCGCTTGATGTTGGCGGGCAATCATCCGGACTGGTATGTGCTGACACCGGAGAAAGGGAAAAGCAGTCTCGGCGTTGAGCTGGTGCGCCAACAGATTGAAAAACTCTATTCTCATGCTCAGCAAGGCGGGGCAAAAGTGGTGTGGCTTCCCCACGCGGAGTTGCTTACCGATGCGGCGGCGAATGCGTTGTTAAAAACGTTGGAAGAGCCGCCAGAGAAAACCTATTTTCTACTTGATTGCCATCAACCTGCCAGTTTGCTTGCGACACTGCGCAGCCGCTGCTTTTACTGGCATCTGGCCTGCCCGGATACCGCGCTTAGCCTGCAATGGCTTCAGCGGCAGATTCCAGCAGAACCTGTCTCGATGCTGGCGGCACTTAAATTGAGTGAAGGTGCGCCGTTAGCGGCCGAGCGTTTACTGCAACCGGAACGCTGGGCCACCAGAACCACTTTGTGCCATGCATTGCATAGCGCACTGCACAGCTCGGATTTACTGTCGTTATTACCGCAACTTAACCATGATGATGCTCCAGAGCGCTTACAATGGATCTCTTCATTGGTGTTGGATGCGTTGAAATGGCAGCAAGGCGCGGGTCAATTTGCCGTCAACCAGGATCAATTGCCTCTGGTGCAGCAATTGGCTGGCATGGCCGCAACACCGGTATTGCTCCATTCAGCCCAGGCGCTGGGCCATTGCCGCCATCAATTATTATCGGTGGTAGGTGTTAATCGTGAATTATTGCTCACCGAGTTCCTGCTTAACTGGGAAACAGCGCTGACCACGGGCACTTATTCCACCTTATCTTCGTTGTAA
- a CDS encoding metal-dependent hydrolase, with protein MLLVDSHCHLDSLDYQTLHRNVDDVLAKAKARDVGFVLAVATTLPGFSAMTSLIGERENVAFSCGVHPLNLEGGYDFEQLAKLAAADNVVAMGETGLDYFYQQDNIPLQQASFREHIRIGRKLNKPVIVHTRDAREDTLAILHEELAQECGGVLHCFTEDKATAATLLDLGFYISFSGILTFRNAEQLRDVARYVPLDRLLVETDSPYLAPVPHRGKENQPAYVRDVAEYMAVLKGISLESLAQATTDNFCRLFHLDSARLTSGTSQLP; from the coding sequence ATGTTGTTAGTAGATTCTCATTGTCATCTTGATAGCCTTGATTACCAGACGTTGCACCGCAATGTTGATGATGTATTAGCTAAAGCGAAGGCGCGTGATGTCGGATTCGTTCTGGCGGTTGCCACTACATTACCGGGCTTTTCAGCCATGACTTCCCTTATCGGGGAGCGAGAAAATGTGGCGTTTTCATGTGGCGTTCATCCACTCAATCTGGAGGGTGGCTATGATTTTGAGCAGTTGGCAAAACTTGCGGCGGCAGATAACGTGGTGGCAATGGGGGAAACCGGGCTGGATTACTTCTATCAGCAAGACAATATTCCACTGCAACAAGCCTCTTTCCGTGAGCATATCCGTATTGGCCGTAAATTAAATAAACCGGTGATTGTACATACTCGTGATGCTCGTGAAGACACGCTGGCAATCTTGCATGAAGAACTGGCGCAAGAGTGTGGTGGGGTTTTACATTGTTTTACAGAAGATAAAGCAACTGCCGCCACGCTATTGGATCTCGGTTTTTACATCTCTTTCTCCGGTATTCTGACTTTCCGTAACGCAGAACAGCTTCGTGATGTCGCGCGCTACGTGCCACTTGATCGGCTGCTGGTCGAAACCGATTCACCTTATTTGGCACCGGTTCCGCATCGGGGTAAAGAGAACCAACCAGCCTATGTGCGTGATGTTGCTGAATATATGGCGGTACTGAAGGGGATCAGCCTTGAATCCTTAGCCCAAGCCACTACCGACAACTTCTGCCGGTTATTTCATCTGGACTCTGCGCGATTGACCAGTGGAACGTCCCAGCTTCCTTAA
- the tmk gene encoding dTMP kinase: MNSKFIVIEGLEGVGKTTARDTVVATLRAQGINDIVFTREPGGTPLAEKLRDLIKQGIDGEVLTDKAEVLMLYAARVQLVENVIKPALARGSWVVGDRHDLSSQAYQGGGRGIDINLMTSLRDTVLGEFRPDLTLYLDLPPVIGLARARARGELDRIEQESLAFFERTRERYLELAATDSSIKTIDASQPLEQVSESISQVLKQWLTSRETA, translated from the coding sequence ATGAACAGTAAATTTATCGTTATTGAAGGGCTGGAAGGGGTAGGGAAAACCACCGCCAGAGACACCGTGGTTGCCACATTACGCGCTCAGGGGATTAACGATATTGTTTTCACTCGCGAGCCAGGGGGAACGCCGCTGGCAGAAAAGCTGCGAGATTTGATTAAGCAAGGTATTGATGGTGAAGTCCTGACGGACAAAGCCGAAGTGCTGATGTTGTATGCTGCGCGTGTGCAATTGGTTGAAAATGTGATTAAACCAGCACTGGCGCGCGGCAGTTGGGTGGTGGGTGATCGCCATGATTTGTCATCGCAAGCCTATCAGGGCGGCGGGCGCGGAATTGATATTAATCTGATGACATCATTGCGTGACACGGTATTGGGGGAGTTCCGCCCCGACCTGACACTGTATCTCGATTTACCGCCAGTTATTGGGCTGGCTCGCGCCCGCGCCCGTGGTGAATTAGACCGGATTGAACAAGAGTCTCTGGCCTTCTTTGAGCGCACCCGAGAGCGCTATCTCGAATTGGCTGCAACCGATTCGAGTATCAAAACTATTGATGCTTCTCAACCGCTTGAGCAAGTCAGTGAATCTATTAGCCAGGTACTGAAGCAATGGCTGACCAGCCGAGAAACAGCGTAA
- the pabC gene encoding aminodeoxychorismate lyase produces MFWINGVEQNLISASDRSVQFGDGCFTTARVSLGRVVWLDKHILRLQLAAERLLMPAVNWNALTKEMVEAASHTEDGVLKVIISRGSGGRGYSGTTCQHPTRIISLSDYPVHYHSWRERGISLALSPISLARSPLLAGVKHLNRLEQVLIRAHLEQTAADEALVLDTEGMLVECCAANLFWRKGDEIFTPDLCQSGVDGIMRQRIISCLATQGRQVTIVAQPVDVLADADEVIVCNALMPLLPVNRIESVNRAEPWVYHSRQLFDFLNLHCCEV; encoded by the coding sequence AAATTTGATTTCGGCTTCAGACCGCTCTGTGCAGTTTGGCGATGGCTGTTTTACTACCGCCAGAGTCTCTCTCGGCCGCGTTGTGTGGCTGGATAAACATATACTACGTTTGCAGTTGGCGGCTGAGCGGTTATTAATGCCCGCAGTGAATTGGAATGCATTGACCAAGGAAATGGTTGAAGCCGCAAGCCATACTGAAGACGGGGTGCTGAAAGTGATTATCAGTCGGGGAAGCGGCGGACGAGGTTACAGTGGCACGACATGTCAGCATCCGACACGGATTATTTCTCTCAGTGATTATCCTGTTCATTATCATAGTTGGCGTGAACGGGGGATTTCTCTGGCACTCAGCCCGATATCGCTAGCACGTAGCCCCTTGCTGGCGGGGGTTAAGCACTTGAACCGCTTGGAGCAGGTATTGATTCGCGCGCATCTTGAGCAGACAGCGGCGGATGAGGCACTGGTGCTTGACACTGAAGGCATGCTGGTGGAATGCTGTGCGGCTAATTTATTCTGGCGTAAGGGGGATGAAATATTTACCCCAGATCTGTGCCAATCAGGTGTAGATGGCATTATGCGCCAACGAATTATTAGCTGCCTGGCTACGCAGGGTCGGCAGGTGACAATTGTGGCACAACCGGTGGATGTGTTGGCTGATGCAGATGAAGTTATCGTTTGTAACGCGCTGATGCCGCTACTCCCGGTGAATAGGATTGAATCGGTAAATCGCGCTGAACCGTGGGTTTACCACTCGCGCCAGTTATTTGATTTCTTAAATCTTCATTGCTGCGAAGTATAG
- the mltG gene encoding endolytic transglycosylase MltG: MKIKSTKALILFVAICLGLLLLGYQRVQHFADRPLAIQQETIFKLPAGTGRVALENLLQRDGLIKNTRWFPWLLRLEPELAKFKAGTYRFTPGMTVRGMLELLASGKEAQFTVRFIEGKRLRDWMDELQQSKYIKHVLDGKSDAEIAVLLGLKDSEHPEGWLYPDTYSYTAGTTDLALLKRAHVKMEKTVDEIWQGRDKSLPYKTPGDLVTMASIIEKETAVNEERTKVASVFINRLRIGMRLQTDPTVIYGMGDSYNGTISRKDLDTPTPYNTYVISGLPPTPIAMPGLASLTAAAHPAKTPYLYFVADGKGGHTFTTNLASHNQAVRVYRQSLKDKNEQ, encoded by the coding sequence ATGAAAATAAAAAGCACCAAAGCATTAATCCTTTTTGTCGCTATCTGTTTGGGATTGCTGCTGTTGGGTTACCAGAGAGTACAACACTTTGCTGATAGGCCGTTGGCTATCCAGCAAGAGACCATCTTTAAACTTCCTGCGGGGACGGGACGAGTGGCACTGGAGAATTTGCTGCAACGCGACGGCCTGATTAAAAATACTCGCTGGTTCCCCTGGCTGCTGCGCCTTGAACCAGAGTTAGCCAAATTCAAGGCGGGTACCTATCGCTTTACTCCCGGGATGACAGTGCGCGGCATGCTGGAGCTGCTCGCCAGCGGTAAAGAAGCCCAATTTACCGTGCGCTTTATTGAAGGAAAGCGGCTGCGTGATTGGATGGATGAATTACAACAATCAAAATATATAAAGCATGTATTGGATGGGAAGAGTGATGCTGAAATCGCGGTATTACTGGGATTAAAGGACAGCGAACATCCTGAAGGGTGGCTTTATCCAGATACCTATTCATATACTGCCGGAACCACTGACTTGGCATTACTCAAACGTGCCCATGTGAAGATGGAAAAAACAGTCGATGAAATCTGGCAGGGGCGTGATAAGTCGTTGCCTTACAAAACCCCAGGCGACCTGGTGACTATGGCGTCAATCATCGAAAAAGAAACGGCGGTCAATGAAGAGCGAACCAAAGTAGCGTCGGTGTTTATTAATCGACTACGTATTGGTATGCGACTGCAAACGGACCCGACTGTTATTTATGGGATGGGAGATAGCTATAATGGCACCATTAGTCGTAAAGACTTAGATACGCCAACGCCTTATAATACCTATGTAATATCTGGTTTGCCGCCGACGCCGATTGCGATGCCGGGGCTGGCATCACTTACGGCTGCCGCTCATCCGGCTAAAACGCCTTACCTCTACTTTGTAGCAGACGGCAAGGGCGGCCATACTTTTACCACCAATTTAGCCAGTCATAACCAAGCGGTACGGGTTTATCGCCAATCGCTAAAGGATAAAAATGAACAGTAA